Proteins from a single region of Aythya fuligula isolate bAytFul2 chromosome 3, bAytFul2.pri, whole genome shotgun sequence:
- the GREM2 gene encoding gremlin-2, with protein sequence MTWKFALSVLLMAALVRLTDTRKNRPAGAIPSPYKDSSSNNSERRQQLNKEVLASSQEALVVTERKYLKSDWCKTQPLRQTVSEEGCISRTIINRFCYGQCNSFYIPRHVKKEEESFQSCAFCKPHKVTSSTVQLECPELDPPFRLKKIQKVKQCRCMSVNLNNSGKL encoded by the coding sequence ATGACTTGGAAATTTGCCTTGTCGGTCCTCCTGATGGCAGCGCTGGTTAGACTAACAGACACCAGGAAAAACCGCCCTGCAGGAGCCATCCCATCCCCGTacaaagacagcagcagcaacaattcagagaggaggcagcagctgaacAAGGAGGTGCTGGCCTCCAGCCAGGAGGCCCTTGTGGTCACCGAAAGGAAGTACCTCAAGAGCGACTGGTGCAAAACACAGCCCCTGAGGCAGACTGTCAGCGAGGAGGGCTGCATAAGCCGCACCATCATCAACCGCTTCTGCTATGGGCAGTGCAACTCCTTCTACATACCACGGCACgtgaaaaaggaggaggagtcCTTTCAGTCCTGTGCTTTCTGCAAGCCACATAAGGTCACCTCTTCGACAGTGCAGCTGGAGTGCCCTGAGCTGGACCCACCATTCCGACTCAAGAAAATTCAGAAGGTGAAGCAGTGCCGCTGCATGTCTGTGAATTTGAACAACTCGGGCAAACTGTGA